The proteins below come from a single Balaenoptera musculus isolate JJ_BM4_2016_0621 chromosome 1, mBalMus1.pri.v3, whole genome shotgun sequence genomic window:
- the ACAP3 gene encoding arf-GAP with coiled-coil, ANK repeat and PH domain-containing protein 3 isoform X3 — MTVEFEECIKDSPRFRATIDEVETDVVEIEAKLDKLVKLCSGVIEAGKAYVTTNRLFVSGVRDLSQQCQGDTVISECLQRFGDSLQEMVTYHMILFDQAQRSVRQQLHNFVKEDVRKFKETKKQFDRVREDMELSLVRNAQAPRHRPHEVEEATGALILARKCFRHLALDYVLQINVLQAKKKFEILDSMLSFMHAQYSFFQQGYSLLHQLDPYMKKLAAELDQLVIDSAVEKREMERKHAAIQQRTLLQVSGRPPWGEGAPGGQGLCPSRPAAFQHQGHLHGRPRRGGPEQLPERGPLQPRWLSWDRVPCVPCVPFVPFVPFGSSCSCPFPPPLSQGSRWLGLLSHCRTPRTTLSVSPARVNGALSGWPGQPSWRREWGAASFLMPGPAALPGWGVGAGALRAPSCDGRRLPPRGFGSGSGCEEPPSTLPLGQPERVAVSPQPRAGAHWGPGSDHPQDFSYDEPKVEFDVDAPSGVVMEGYLFKRASNAFKTWNRRWFSIQNSQLVYQKKLKDVLTVVVDDLRLCSVKPCEDIERRFCFEVVSPTKSCMLQADSEKLRQAWVQAVQASIASAYRESPDSCYGERLDRTASPSTSSIDSATDSRERSVKGESVLQRVQHVAGNSQCGDCGQPDPRWASINLGVLLCIECSGIHRSLGVHCSKVRSLTLDSWEPELLKLMCELGNSTVNRIYEAQCEGPGSRKPTASSPRTRRLGSRTNMWKRSSCGGRPRHRPGRPHGAGGHRSASATTAPPVPTPPAAAKSGWSPSRPLWLLCAQAPQSPGSAGTPSSARMSWTPSSPTSTRGLLQPVHARVPRRRSPAARRTERRRPGAWRTCASCTPGCWRTVRRALETSPHWPRLWRKGPRSTGPTRRTRARRRWCRLCWGREPKRQPGPGAPAPCHAPGPHWPGLPVLEAGGGPARLGPHAAGPAEHRGAGGECRHRHASPSGAHGRGDA; from the exons ATCTTGTTTGACCAGGCCCAGAGGTCTGTGCGGCAACAGCTCCACAACTTCGTCAAAGA AGATGTGCGGAAGTTTAAGGAGACTAAGAAGCAGTTCGACAGAGTTCGGGAGGACATGGAGCTGTCCCTGGTGAGGAATGCCCAGGCCCCAAGGCACCGGCCCCACGAGGTGGAGGAGGCCACGGGGGCCCTGATCCTTGCCCGGAAGTGCTTCCGCCACCTGGCGCTGGACTACGTGCTCCAG ATCAACGTTCTCCAGGCCAAGAAGAAGTTTGAGATTTTGGATTCT atgCTGTCCTTCATGCACGCCCAGTACAGCTTCTTCCAGCAGGGCTACAGCCTGCTGCACCAGCTGGACCCCTACATGAAGAAGCTGGCGGCTGAG CTGGACCAGCTGGTGATCGACTCGGCAGTGGAAAAGCGGGAGATGGAGCGCAAGCACGCCGCCATCCAGCAGCGG ACGCTGCTGCAGGTGAGTGGGCGCCcaccctggggggagggggccccCGGTGGGCAGGGCCTCTGCCCTTCCCGCCCCGCGGCGTTTCAGCACCAAGGACACCTCCACGGCCGGCCCCGGCGCGGCGGCCCTGAGCAGCTCCCAGAGCGCGGCCCGCTCCAGCCGAGGTGGCTGAGCTGGGACCGCGTCCCCTGCGTCCCCTGCGTCCCCTTCGTCCCCTTCGTCCCCTTCGGGAGCAGCTGCAGCTGTCCCTTCCCGCCCCCACTCAGCCAGGGGAGCAGGTGGCTGGGCCTCCTCTCCCACTGCCGGACACCCAGGACAACGCTAAGTGTCTCCCCAGCCCGCGTGAATGGAGCTCTGTCAGGCTGGCCGGGGCAGCCCAGCTGGCGACGTGAATGGGGGGCAGCTTCCTTCCTGATGCCAGGGCCTGCTGCTCTgccaggctggggggtgggggctggagctCTCCGGGCCCCCAGCTGTGACGGGAGGCGTCTGCCCCCACGGGGTTTCGGGTCAGGAAGCGGCTGTGAAGAACCCCCCTCCACCTTGCCTCTGGGGCAGCCCGAGAGGGTGGCGGTGTCCCCGCAGCCGCGGGCGGGTGCTCACTGGGGGCCGGGCTCCGACCACCCCCAGGACTTCTCCTACGATGAGCCCAAGGTGGAGTTTGACGTGGACGCTCCCAGCGGTGTGGTGATGGAGGGCTACCTCTTCAAGAGGGCCAGCAACGCCTTCAAGACGTGGAACCG GCGCTGGTTCTCCATCCAGAACAGCCAGCTGGTCTACCAGAAGAAGCTCAAG GATGTGCTGACCGTGGTGGTGGACGACCTCCGGCTCTGCTCCGTGAAGCCCTGTGAGGACATTGAGCGGAGGTTCTGCTTTGAGGTCGTGTCGCCCACCAA GAGCTGCATGCTTCAGGCCGACTCGGAGAAGCTGCGGCAGGCGTGGGTTCAGGCTGTGCAAGCCAGCATCGCGTCCGCCTACCGGGAGAGCCCTGACAGCTGCTACGGCGAG AGGCTGGACCGCACGGCGTCCCCGTCCACAAGCAGCATCGACTCTGCCACGGACTCTCGGGAACGCAGCGTCAAGGGCGAGAGTGTGCTGCAGCGCGTGCAGCACGTGGCTGGGAACAGCCAGTGCGGCGACTGTGGGCAGCCGGACCCGCGCTGGGCCAGCATCAACCTGGGCGTGCTGCTCTGCATCGAGTGCTCGGGCATCCACAG GAGCCTGGGCGTCCACTGTTCCAAGGTGCGGTCCCTGACCCTGGACTCGTGGGAGCCGGAGCTGCTGAAG CTGATGTGTGAGCTGGGAAACAGCACCGTGAACCGGATCTACGAGGCCCAGTGCGAGGGGCCGGGCAGCAGGAAGCCCACGGCCAGCAGCCCCAG GACAAGGAGGCTTGGATCAAGGACAAATATGTGGAAAAGAAGTTCGTGCGGAGGCCGCCCTCGGCACCGGCCCGGGAGGCCCCACGGCGCTGGCGGGCACAGAAGTGCCAGCGCCACCACAGCTCCCCCCGTGCCCACACCACCCGCCGCGGCAAAATCCGGATGGAGCCCGTCCCGCCCTCTGTGGCTGCTCTGTGCTCag GCTCCACAGAGCCCAGGTTCCGCAGGGACTCCCTCTTCTGCCCGGATGAGCTGGACTCCCTCTTCTCCTACTTCGACGCGGGGGCTGCTGCAGCCGGTCCACGCA AGGGTGCCGCGTCGGAGGAGTCCAGCGGCGAGGCGGACGGAGAGGCGGAGGCCTGGGGCCTGGCGGACGTGCGCGAGCTGCACCCCGGGCTGCTGGCGCACCGTGCGGCGCGCACTCGAGACCTCCCCGCACTGGCCGCGGCTCTGGCGCAAGGGGCCGAGGTCAACTGGGCCGACGCGGAGGACGAGGGCAAGACGCCGCTGGTGCAGGCTGTGCTGGGG ACGTGAACCAAAGAGACAGCCGGGGCCGGGCGCCCCTGCACCATGCCACGCTCCTGGGCCGCACTGG CCAGGTCTGCCTGTTCTTGAAGCGGGGGGCGGACCAGCACGCCTTGGACCACACGCAGCAGGACCCGCTGAGCATCGCGGTGCAGGAGGCGAATGCAGACATCGTCACGCT tctccGTCTGGCGCGCATGGCCGAGGAGATGCGTGA